One window of Bacteroides sp. AN502(2024) genomic DNA carries:
- a CDS encoding DUF6769 family protein, producing the protein MKGKKRIIVILLLFINIIMLIAAVIPHHHHSDGTICMKQNLPVEQQCPTHHHPGNDSCCSSKCLTRFLLPHSIHLDGRPDYVFIATLFTDVIIEHLLRPQEKQVKNYYAYQDSLHGTDTHCTTSLRSPPYSVFA; encoded by the coding sequence ATGAAAGGGAAGAAACGAATAATAGTAATTTTGTTGTTATTTATCAACATTATTATGTTGATAGCAGCGGTTATTCCCCATCATCATCACTCCGACGGAACGATTTGCATGAAGCAGAACTTGCCTGTAGAACAGCAATGTCCCACGCATCATCACCCGGGAAACGATTCATGTTGCAGCAGCAAATGCTTGACTCGTTTTTTACTCCCCCACTCCATCCATTTGGATGGCAGACCGGATTACGTATTCATAGCTACCTTATTCACGGATGTAATCATCGAACATCTATTACGACCGCAAGAGAAACAGGTCAAGAATTATTATGCCTACCAAGACTCTCTGCATGGTACGGACACCCATTGTACCACTTCTCTTCGTTCCCCTCCCTACTCTGTTTTTGCGTAA